Proteins found in one Drosophila busckii strain San Diego stock center, stock number 13000-0081.31 chromosome 2R, ASM1175060v1, whole genome shotgun sequence genomic segment:
- the LOC108597164 gene encoding phospholipase D2 isoform X2, which translates to MAASANGAPLPPYTRSADTQSGEECEGVGDDDVFKDCADDAAAEEHDLAHQSRCLPEFQFSMIDSEYDETLAFDDSVTILSNVGDKPVLVERKDTDEDDDEFDDENSVQLRQELPYLSIYGPSVKFNSFQRKVFIPGCEIHVRIVDTERSVTTHLLNPNLYTIELTHGPFKWTIKRRYKHFSSLHQQLSFFRTSLNIPFPSRAHKEKRTTLKAAACQMADESTLKDLPAHTKVKHTSTPAKDHNRSSTANQSRTNNNKNTSGCSAAAADAAAATPGGGGSGGGTVATIANATHTSLLMSLAPRRIQRKRKKKKRKLPRFPNRPESLITVEHLPVRIKQLEDYLYNLLNISLYRYHHETLNFVEVSNVSFVSGLGIKGKEGGILKRTGSTRPGQAGCNFFGCFQRNCCVRCNYFCSDVVCGTWRNRWFFVKETCFGYVRPTDGSIRAVILFDQGFDVSTGIYQTGMRKGLQVLTNCRHIVLKCWTRRKCKEWMQYLKNTAHTYARDFTCPNPHMSYAPMRANTQAIWYVDGAQYMAAVADALEAASEEIYIADWWLSPEIYMKRPALDGDYWRLDKILLRKAMQGVRVFVLLYKEVEMALGINSYYSKSTLAKHENIKVMRHPDHARGGVLLWAHHEKIVVIDQAYAYIGGIDLCYGRWDDRSHRLTDLGSISTASASGSTRYTPSVYFNKDEVDSAFGSRKSSRNASHETPVKEANTSVGVELRRLKPGDRLLIPEMLTSTPTADSPIEGMKLNTPEMERKNVLDRLKNNAMKGARIGKDFVQRLTANESFATDKCNDNELEDTGESNAAEQTGGSSCTQQDACHISSEFYGQAKYWFGKDYSNFILKDWMNLNAPFADIIDRTTTPRMPWHDVGICVVGASARDVARHFIQRWNAMKLEKLRDNPRFPYLMPKSYHQIKLNAQLQQLQQRRQQRVTCQLLRSVSAWSCGFIEADLVEQSIHDAYIETITKAQHYIYIENQFFITMQLGMGVSGAHNNVRNQIGETLFKRIVRAFKERKRFRVYVIMPLLPGFEGDVGGNTGIAVRAITHWNYASISRGRTAILTRLQEAGVVEPQNYISFHSLRNHSYLNNTPITELIYVHSKLLIADDRVVICGSANINDRSMIGKRDSEIAAIIMDEEFEDGRMNGNKYPSGIFAGRLRKYLFKEHLGLLDGDSSSRCDLDISDPVCDRFWHGTWRYISTKNTDIYDEVFKCIPTDYVKTFASLKKYQEEPPLSKSDPEMAAKRATEIQGHLVNLPLEFLNKEVLTPPGTSKEGLIPTSVWT; encoded by the exons ATGGCGGCCTCAGCAAACGGAGCCCCATTGCCGCCCTACACACGCTCAGCTGACACGCAATCGGGCGAGGAGTGTGAGGGGGTGGGGGATGATGATGTGTTCAAGGACTGCGCCGACGATGCCGCCGCAGAGGAGCACGACTTGGCTCATCAAAGTCGCTGCTTGCCTGAATTTCAGTTCTCCATGATAGACTCGGAATACGATGAAACGCTGGCGTTCGATGATTCCGTTACGATACTATCGAATGTGGGCGACAAGCCTGTGCTCGTCGAGCGCAAGGACACGGATGAAGATGACGACGAGTTTGACGATGAGAACAGCGTGCAACTGCGTCAAGAGCTCCCCTATCTGAGCATCTATGGACCCAGTGTCAAGTTCAATTCCTTTCAGCGCAAAGTCTTTATTCCCGGCTGTGAGATCCATGTGCGCATTGTGGACACGGAGCGGAGTGTAACAACGCATCTGCTCAATCCTAATTT ATACACCATAGAGCTGACGCACGGACCCTTCAAGTGGACCATTAAACGTCGGTATAAGCACTTCAGCTCATTGCATCAGCAGTTAAGCTTCTTTCGGACCTCGCTCAATATTCCCTTCCCCAGTCGCGCGCACAAAGAGAAGCGCACTACCCTCAAGGCGGCCGCCTGCCAAATGGCCGACGAGTCCACGCTGAAGGATTTGCCTGCGCATACCAAAGTGAAGCACACTAGCACGCCCGCCAAGGATCACAATCGCAGCAGCACCGCCAATCAAAGtcgcaccaacaacaacaagaatactagtggctgcagcgctgctgccgctgatgctgctgctgctactcctGGTGGAGGTGGTAGTGGTGGTGGAACAGTTGCCACCATTGccaatgccacacacacttcGCTGCTGATGAGTTTGGCGCCGCGTCGCATTCAACGCAAACGCAAGAAAAAGAAACGCAAGCTGCCGCGTTTTCCCAATCGCCCGGAGAGTCTGATTACTGTCGAGCATTTGCCCGTGCGCATCAAACAGTTGGAGGATTATCTCTACAATCTGCTTAATATAAGCTTGTATAGATATCATCATGAGACG TTGAACTTTGTGGAGGTCTCTAATGTTTCGTTCGTCTCTGGCCTGGGAATCAAGGGCAAGGAGGGCGGCATACTCAAGCGAACGGGCTCCACGCGTCCAGGTCAAGCGGGTTGCAACTTCTTCGGGTGTTTCCAGCGCAACTGCTGCGTGcgttgcaattatttttgctccGACGTCGTGTGTGGAACGTGGCGCAATCGCTGGTTCTTTGTGAAGGAGACCTGCTTTGGCTATGTGCGGCCCACAGATGGCAGCATACGCGCTGTTATACTCTTCGATCAGGGCTTTGATGTATCCACGGGCATTTACCAGACGGGAATGCGCAAGGGACTTCAGGTGCTGACCAACTGCCGGCACATAGTGCTCAAGTGCTGGACCCGGCGCAAGTGCAAGGAGTGGATGCAGTATCTCAAGAACACCGCACACACCTATGCGCGCGACTTCACCTGCCCCAATCCTCACATGTCCTACGCACCCATGCGCGCCAATACCCAAGCCATTTGGTATGTGGACGGAGCTCAGTATATGGCCGCCGTGGCGGATGCCCTGGAAGCGGCCAGCGAGGAGATCTACATAGCCGACTGGTGGCTGAGTCCGGAGATCTATATGAAGCGTCCTGCACTCGATGGCGACTATTGGCGCTTGGACAAGATTTTGCTGCGCAAGGCCATGCAGGGTGTGCGGGTGTTCGTCCTGCTCTATAAGGAAGTCGAGATGGCCCTGGGAATTAACAGTTACTACAGCAAGTCAACGTTGGCCAAGCACGAGAACATTAAG GTAATGCGGCATCCTGATCATGCGCGGGGTGGCGTCCTATTGTGGGCGCATCATGAAAAGATCGTGGTTATAGATCAGGCCTATGCCTATATAGGCGGCATAGACTTGTGCTATGGCCGTTGGGACGATCGCTCGCATCGCTTGACCGATCTGGGAAGCATATCCACCGCCTCGGCGTCTGGCAGCACACGCTATACGCCCAGTGTATACTTCAACAAGGATGAGGTGGACTCGGCGTTTGGCTCACGCAAATCCTCGCGCAACGCGAGCCATGAGACGCCAGTAAAAGAGGCAAACACCAGCGTGGGCGTGGAGTTGCGCAGACTTAAGCCGGGCGATCGTCTGCTGATACCTGAGATGCTGACCAGCACGCCCACAGCAGATTCGCCCATAGAGGGGATGAAGCTCAACACGCCGGAGATGGAGCGCAAGAACGTGCTGGACCGACTGAAGAACAATGCCATGAAGGGAGCGCGGATCGGCAAGGACTTTGTGCAGCGTTTGACTGCCAATGAGAGCTTCGCCACAGACAAGTGCAATGATAACGAGCTGGAGGACACTGGCGAGAGCAATGCGGCAGAGCAaacaggcggcagcagctgcacgcAACAGGACGCGTGCCACATTTCCAGTGAATTCTATGGGCAGGCAAAGTACTGGTTCGGCAAGGACTACTCCAACTTTATACTCAAGGACTGGATGAACCTGAATGCGCCCTTCGCGGACATTATCGATCGCACGACCACGCCGCGCATGCCGTGGCATGATGTGGGCATCTGTGTGGTGGGCGCCTCGGCGCGAGATGTGGCCCGACATTTCATACAGCGCTGGAATGCCATGAAGCTGGAGAAGCTGCGCGACAATCCTCGCTTTCCCTACCTGATGCCCAAGAGCTATCATCAGATCAAGCTCAATgcgcagctccagcagctgcagcagcgacgtcagcagcGCGTCACTTGCCAACTGCTGCGCAGCGTCTCTGCCTGGAGCTGCGGCTTCATTGAGGCCGATCTCGTCGAGCAGAGCATACACGATGCCTACATCGAAACCATTACCAAGGCGCAGCACTACATCTATATAGAAAATCAATTCTTCATTACCATGCAACTTGGCATGGGCGTCTCGGGGGCGCATAACAATGTTCGCAATCAGATCGGGGAGACGCTTTTCAAGCGCATTGTTCGAGCTTTCAA AGAGCGCAAGCGTTTTCGAGTTTATGTGATAATGCCCTTGTTGCCAGGCTTCGAGGGCGATGTGGGCGGAAATACGGGTATTGCCGTCAGAGCAATTACACACTGGAACTACGCATCGATTTCCAG AGGTCGCACTGCAATCCTAACACGTCTGCAGGAGGCGGGCGTTGTGGAGCCCCAAAACTATATATCGTTCCACAGCTTACGTAATCATTCGTATCTGAATAATACGCCTATAACGGAGCTAATCTATGTGCACTCCAAGCTGCTCATTGCCGATGATCGTGTGGTGATCTGTGGCTCGGCTAATATCAATGATCGTTCGATGATTGGCAAACGTGATTCCGAAATAGCGGCCATTATAATGGATGAGGAGTTTGAGGATGGAAGAATGAATGGTAATAAATATCCGAGTGGCATATTTGCGGGTAGACTGCgtaaatatttgttcaaaGAGCACTTAG gcTTACTTGATGGCGATAGCTCATCACGCTGTGATTTGGATATAAGTGATCCTGTCTGTGATCGTTTTTGGCATGGTACATGGCGTTATATTTCTACAAAAAATACGGATATATACGATGAGGTGTTCAAGTGCATACCCACGGATTATGTCAAGACATTTGCCAGTCTGAAAAAATATCAGGAAGAGCCGCCGTTATCCAAAAGCGACCCCGAAATGGCCGCCAAGCGAGCCACGGAGATACAG GGTCACCTGGTTAATCTGCCCCTGGAGTTCCTTAACAAGGAGGTGCTAACACCGCCTGGCACCAGCAAGGAAGGCCTAATACCTACCTCGGTATGGACATAG
- the LOC108597164 gene encoding phospholipase D2 isoform X1 produces MLQSTETPATNVEASNPNEAAGDAAAAAAATTTNTQWRRHRRSISQLMASLADDAYRPTHLDGYVNHGYDDLDSSYLFAQYEAMAASANGAPLPPYTRSADTQSGEECEGVGDDDVFKDCADDAAAEEHDLAHQSRCLPEFQFSMIDSEYDETLAFDDSVTILSNVGDKPVLVERKDTDEDDDEFDDENSVQLRQELPYLSIYGPSVKFNSFQRKVFIPGCEIHVRIVDTERSVTTHLLNPNLYTIELTHGPFKWTIKRRYKHFSSLHQQLSFFRTSLNIPFPSRAHKEKRTTLKAAACQMADESTLKDLPAHTKVKHTSTPAKDHNRSSTANQSRTNNNKNTSGCSAAAADAAAATPGGGGSGGGTVATIANATHTSLLMSLAPRRIQRKRKKKKRKLPRFPNRPESLITVEHLPVRIKQLEDYLYNLLNISLYRYHHETLNFVEVSNVSFVSGLGIKGKEGGILKRTGSTRPGQAGCNFFGCFQRNCCVRCNYFCSDVVCGTWRNRWFFVKETCFGYVRPTDGSIRAVILFDQGFDVSTGIYQTGMRKGLQVLTNCRHIVLKCWTRRKCKEWMQYLKNTAHTYARDFTCPNPHMSYAPMRANTQAIWYVDGAQYMAAVADALEAASEEIYIADWWLSPEIYMKRPALDGDYWRLDKILLRKAMQGVRVFVLLYKEVEMALGINSYYSKSTLAKHENIKVMRHPDHARGGVLLWAHHEKIVVIDQAYAYIGGIDLCYGRWDDRSHRLTDLGSISTASASGSTRYTPSVYFNKDEVDSAFGSRKSSRNASHETPVKEANTSVGVELRRLKPGDRLLIPEMLTSTPTADSPIEGMKLNTPEMERKNVLDRLKNNAMKGARIGKDFVQRLTANESFATDKCNDNELEDTGESNAAEQTGGSSCTQQDACHISSEFYGQAKYWFGKDYSNFILKDWMNLNAPFADIIDRTTTPRMPWHDVGICVVGASARDVARHFIQRWNAMKLEKLRDNPRFPYLMPKSYHQIKLNAQLQQLQQRRQQRVTCQLLRSVSAWSCGFIEADLVEQSIHDAYIETITKAQHYIYIENQFFITMQLGMGVSGAHNNVRNQIGETLFKRIVRAFKERKRFRVYVIMPLLPGFEGDVGGNTGIAVRAITHWNYASISRGRTAILTRLQEAGVVEPQNYISFHSLRNHSYLNNTPITELIYVHSKLLIADDRVVICGSANINDRSMIGKRDSEIAAIIMDEEFEDGRMNGNKYPSGIFAGRLRKYLFKEHLGLLDGDSSSRCDLDISDPVCDRFWHGTWRYISTKNTDIYDEVFKCIPTDYVKTFASLKKYQEEPPLSKSDPEMAAKRATEIQGHLVNLPLEFLNKEVLTPPGTSKEGLIPTSVWT; encoded by the exons ATGCTGCAGTCGACAGAGACGCCTGCCACAAATGTGGAGGCAAGCAATCCAAACGAAGCTGCAGGAgacgcggcggcggctgcggcggcaacaacaacaaatacacagtGGAGACGTCACCGTCGCAGCATCTCACAGCTGATGGCCAGCTTGG CTGATGATGCCTATAGGCCCACCCACTTGGATGGCTATGTGAACCACGGCTATGATGATCTAGATAGTTCCTATCTCTTCGCTCAATACGAAGCCATGGCGGCCTCAGCAAACGGAGCCCCATTGCCGCCCTACACACGCTCAGCTGACACGCAATCGGGCGAGGAGTGTGAGGGGGTGGGGGATGATGATGTGTTCAAGGACTGCGCCGACGATGCCGCCGCAGAGGAGCACGACTTGGCTCATCAAAGTCGCTGCTTGCCTGAATTTCAGTTCTCCATGATAGACTCGGAATACGATGAAACGCTGGCGTTCGATGATTCCGTTACGATACTATCGAATGTGGGCGACAAGCCTGTGCTCGTCGAGCGCAAGGACACGGATGAAGATGACGACGAGTTTGACGATGAGAACAGCGTGCAACTGCGTCAAGAGCTCCCCTATCTGAGCATCTATGGACCCAGTGTCAAGTTCAATTCCTTTCAGCGCAAAGTCTTTATTCCCGGCTGTGAGATCCATGTGCGCATTGTGGACACGGAGCGGAGTGTAACAACGCATCTGCTCAATCCTAATTT ATACACCATAGAGCTGACGCACGGACCCTTCAAGTGGACCATTAAACGTCGGTATAAGCACTTCAGCTCATTGCATCAGCAGTTAAGCTTCTTTCGGACCTCGCTCAATATTCCCTTCCCCAGTCGCGCGCACAAAGAGAAGCGCACTACCCTCAAGGCGGCCGCCTGCCAAATGGCCGACGAGTCCACGCTGAAGGATTTGCCTGCGCATACCAAAGTGAAGCACACTAGCACGCCCGCCAAGGATCACAATCGCAGCAGCACCGCCAATCAAAGtcgcaccaacaacaacaagaatactagtggctgcagcgctgctgccgctgatgctgctgctgctactcctGGTGGAGGTGGTAGTGGTGGTGGAACAGTTGCCACCATTGccaatgccacacacacttcGCTGCTGATGAGTTTGGCGCCGCGTCGCATTCAACGCAAACGCAAGAAAAAGAAACGCAAGCTGCCGCGTTTTCCCAATCGCCCGGAGAGTCTGATTACTGTCGAGCATTTGCCCGTGCGCATCAAACAGTTGGAGGATTATCTCTACAATCTGCTTAATATAAGCTTGTATAGATATCATCATGAGACG TTGAACTTTGTGGAGGTCTCTAATGTTTCGTTCGTCTCTGGCCTGGGAATCAAGGGCAAGGAGGGCGGCATACTCAAGCGAACGGGCTCCACGCGTCCAGGTCAAGCGGGTTGCAACTTCTTCGGGTGTTTCCAGCGCAACTGCTGCGTGcgttgcaattatttttgctccGACGTCGTGTGTGGAACGTGGCGCAATCGCTGGTTCTTTGTGAAGGAGACCTGCTTTGGCTATGTGCGGCCCACAGATGGCAGCATACGCGCTGTTATACTCTTCGATCAGGGCTTTGATGTATCCACGGGCATTTACCAGACGGGAATGCGCAAGGGACTTCAGGTGCTGACCAACTGCCGGCACATAGTGCTCAAGTGCTGGACCCGGCGCAAGTGCAAGGAGTGGATGCAGTATCTCAAGAACACCGCACACACCTATGCGCGCGACTTCACCTGCCCCAATCCTCACATGTCCTACGCACCCATGCGCGCCAATACCCAAGCCATTTGGTATGTGGACGGAGCTCAGTATATGGCCGCCGTGGCGGATGCCCTGGAAGCGGCCAGCGAGGAGATCTACATAGCCGACTGGTGGCTGAGTCCGGAGATCTATATGAAGCGTCCTGCACTCGATGGCGACTATTGGCGCTTGGACAAGATTTTGCTGCGCAAGGCCATGCAGGGTGTGCGGGTGTTCGTCCTGCTCTATAAGGAAGTCGAGATGGCCCTGGGAATTAACAGTTACTACAGCAAGTCAACGTTGGCCAAGCACGAGAACATTAAG GTAATGCGGCATCCTGATCATGCGCGGGGTGGCGTCCTATTGTGGGCGCATCATGAAAAGATCGTGGTTATAGATCAGGCCTATGCCTATATAGGCGGCATAGACTTGTGCTATGGCCGTTGGGACGATCGCTCGCATCGCTTGACCGATCTGGGAAGCATATCCACCGCCTCGGCGTCTGGCAGCACACGCTATACGCCCAGTGTATACTTCAACAAGGATGAGGTGGACTCGGCGTTTGGCTCACGCAAATCCTCGCGCAACGCGAGCCATGAGACGCCAGTAAAAGAGGCAAACACCAGCGTGGGCGTGGAGTTGCGCAGACTTAAGCCGGGCGATCGTCTGCTGATACCTGAGATGCTGACCAGCACGCCCACAGCAGATTCGCCCATAGAGGGGATGAAGCTCAACACGCCGGAGATGGAGCGCAAGAACGTGCTGGACCGACTGAAGAACAATGCCATGAAGGGAGCGCGGATCGGCAAGGACTTTGTGCAGCGTTTGACTGCCAATGAGAGCTTCGCCACAGACAAGTGCAATGATAACGAGCTGGAGGACACTGGCGAGAGCAATGCGGCAGAGCAaacaggcggcagcagctgcacgcAACAGGACGCGTGCCACATTTCCAGTGAATTCTATGGGCAGGCAAAGTACTGGTTCGGCAAGGACTACTCCAACTTTATACTCAAGGACTGGATGAACCTGAATGCGCCCTTCGCGGACATTATCGATCGCACGACCACGCCGCGCATGCCGTGGCATGATGTGGGCATCTGTGTGGTGGGCGCCTCGGCGCGAGATGTGGCCCGACATTTCATACAGCGCTGGAATGCCATGAAGCTGGAGAAGCTGCGCGACAATCCTCGCTTTCCCTACCTGATGCCCAAGAGCTATCATCAGATCAAGCTCAATgcgcagctccagcagctgcagcagcgacgtcagcagcGCGTCACTTGCCAACTGCTGCGCAGCGTCTCTGCCTGGAGCTGCGGCTTCATTGAGGCCGATCTCGTCGAGCAGAGCATACACGATGCCTACATCGAAACCATTACCAAGGCGCAGCACTACATCTATATAGAAAATCAATTCTTCATTACCATGCAACTTGGCATGGGCGTCTCGGGGGCGCATAACAATGTTCGCAATCAGATCGGGGAGACGCTTTTCAAGCGCATTGTTCGAGCTTTCAA AGAGCGCAAGCGTTTTCGAGTTTATGTGATAATGCCCTTGTTGCCAGGCTTCGAGGGCGATGTGGGCGGAAATACGGGTATTGCCGTCAGAGCAATTACACACTGGAACTACGCATCGATTTCCAG AGGTCGCACTGCAATCCTAACACGTCTGCAGGAGGCGGGCGTTGTGGAGCCCCAAAACTATATATCGTTCCACAGCTTACGTAATCATTCGTATCTGAATAATACGCCTATAACGGAGCTAATCTATGTGCACTCCAAGCTGCTCATTGCCGATGATCGTGTGGTGATCTGTGGCTCGGCTAATATCAATGATCGTTCGATGATTGGCAAACGTGATTCCGAAATAGCGGCCATTATAATGGATGAGGAGTTTGAGGATGGAAGAATGAATGGTAATAAATATCCGAGTGGCATATTTGCGGGTAGACTGCgtaaatatttgttcaaaGAGCACTTAG gcTTACTTGATGGCGATAGCTCATCACGCTGTGATTTGGATATAAGTGATCCTGTCTGTGATCGTTTTTGGCATGGTACATGGCGTTATATTTCTACAAAAAATACGGATATATACGATGAGGTGTTCAAGTGCATACCCACGGATTATGTCAAGACATTTGCCAGTCTGAAAAAATATCAGGAAGAGCCGCCGTTATCCAAAAGCGACCCCGAAATGGCCGCCAAGCGAGCCACGGAGATACAG GGTCACCTGGTTAATCTGCCCCTGGAGTTCCTTAACAAGGAGGTGCTAACACCGCCTGGCACCAGCAAGGAAGGCCTAATACCTACCTCGGTATGGACATAG